One window of Cucurbita pepo subsp. pepo cultivar mu-cu-16 chromosome LG19, ASM280686v2, whole genome shotgun sequence genomic DNA carries:
- the LOC111781111 gene encoding DNA replication complex GINS protein PSF2 isoform X2, which produces MAGQSDPHLTLFSAEEIEFVAEDEMVEIVPNMRMDSLNLICGDYGPFYPQIATEVPLWLAIALKKRGKCAIRPPEWMSVEKLTQTLEAERESQGSFQILPFHYVEISKLLFDHARDDVPDMYLVRSLIEDIRDVRFHKVETSLESIDTRTSAVKGLLVL; this is translated from the exons ATGGCTGGTCAATCAGATCCTCACCTGACCCTATTTTCTGCAGAAGAG ATCGAGTTTGTAGCTGAAGATGAAATGGTGGAGATTGTTCCCAATATGAGAATGGATTCTCTAAATTTGATTTGT GGGGATTATGGTCCATTCTATCCCCAAATCGCCACTGAAGTTCCATTGTGGCTAGCGATTGCTCtgaaaaaaagagggaaatgTGCAATTAGGCCTCCAGAGTGGATGTCTGTTG AAAAGTTGACACAAACGTTGGAGGCAGAACGAGAGTCTCAAGGATCTTTCCAGATACTACCCTTCCATTACGTCGAAATATCGAAACTTCTTTTTGACCA CGCACGAGACGACGTTCCTGACATGTATTTG GTAAGGTCTCTTATTGAAGATATCAGGGATGTTCGGTTTCACAAAGTTGAAACCAGTTTGGAGTCGATTGATACACGCACATCCGCAGTGAAG GGTCTTCTGGTTTTGTGA
- the LOC111781727 gene encoding uncharacterized protein LOC111781727, whose translation MEGRRISASPRPCSGRRILAKKRQRVDGFVNSVKKLQRREICSKRDRAFSMSNAQERFRNMRLMEEYDTHDPKGHCSPVLPFLMKRTKVIEIVAARDIVFALAHSGVCAAFSRETNERICFLNVSPDEVIRSLFYNKNNDSLITVSVYASDNFSSLKCRSTRIEYIRRGKPDAGFALFESESLKWPGFVEFDDVNGKVLTYSAQDSIYKVFDLKNYTMLYSISDKHVQEIKISPGIMLLIFNRASSHVPLKILSIEDGTVLKAFNHLLHRNKKVDFIEQFNEKLLVKQENENLQILDVRNAELMEVSRSEFMTPSAFIFLYENQLFLTFRNRTVAVWNFRGELVTSFEDHLLWHPDCNTNNIYITSDQDLIISYCKADGDDHWMEGNAGSINISNILTGKCLAKINASNGNPKVEDCSCADISKKQCSSSQMRNTVAEALEDITALFYDEERNEIYTGNKNGLVHVWSN comes from the exons ATGGAAGGGAGGAGGATTTCGGCGAGTCCTCGGCCTTGTTCTGGTCGGCGTATTTTGGCTAAGAAGCGGCAGCGGGTTGATGGGTTTGTTAATAGTGTGAAGAAGCTGCAGAGACGGGAGATTTGCTCGAAGCGAGATCGTGCTTTTAGTATGAGTAATGCGCAAGAGAGATTTCGCAACATGCGTTTGATG GAGGAATACGATACTCATGATCCAAAGGGGCATTGTTCACCAGTTTTACCTTTTCTAATGAAGAGGACCAAAGTAATAGAAATCGTTGCTGCACGTGATATTGTTTTTGCGCTCGCACATTCTGGTGTTTGTGCAGCTTTTAGTAGAG AGACCAATGAAAGGATATGCTTCTTGAATGTCAGCCCTGATGAGGTCATTCGGAGTTTGTTTTACAATAAGAACAATGATTCACTTATCACAGTTTCAGTTTATGCTTCTGATAACTTCAGCTCTTTGAAATGCAGATCTACAAGGATTGA ATATATTCGAAGGGGCAAGCCTGATGCTGGTTTCGCACTTTTTGAGTCTGAATCGTTGAAGTGGCCTGGATTTGTCGAGTTTGATGATGTTAATGGGAAGGTTCTAACCTACTCTGCACAGGATAG CATATACAAGGTGTTTGACCTGAAAAACTATACCATGCTTTACTCCATATCAGATAAACATGTTCAAGAAATCAAGATCAG CCCTGGGATCATGCTATTGATTTTCAATAGAGCTAGTAGCCACGTTCCTCTTAAGATTCTATCAATAGAAGATGGCACAGTTCTCAAAGCTTTCAACCATCTGCTTCATCGGAACAAGAAAGTGGACTTCATAGaacaatttaatgaaaaacttCTTGTGAAGCAAGAAAACGAGAATCTTCAAATACTTGAT GTTCGTAATGCTGAATTGATGGAAGTTAGCAGATCTGAATTTATGACACCATCAGCTTTTATCTTTCTATATGAAAACCAATTGTTTCTGACATTTCGAAACCGAACTGTGGCTGTCTGGAACTTTCGTGGGGAGCTTGTGACTTCATTTGAGGATCACCTTTTATGGCATCCAGACTGCAATACCAATAACATTTACATCACCAGTGATCAAGATCTCATTATATCCTACTGCAAAGCTGATGGGGATGATCATTGGATGGAAGGAAATG CTGGTTCGATCAATATCAGCAACATCTTGACTGGCAAATGTCTGGCGAAGATTAATGCAAGCAATGGAAACCCCAAGGTTGAGGACTGCAGCTGCGCTGACATTTCAAAAAAGCAATGCAGTTCTTCACAGATGAGAAACACAGTTGCAGAGGCATTGGAAGATATCACTGCACTTTTCTATGACGAAGAGCGTAACGAGATATACACGGGTAACAAGAACGGTCTGGTACATGTGTGGTCTAACTGA
- the LOC111781962 gene encoding cell division control protein 2 homolog C isoform X1, giving the protein MEKYEKLEKVGEGTYGKVYKAKDKETGQLVALKKTRLEMDEEGVPPTALREVSLLQLLSQSLYVVRLLCVEHVHHHKSGKPLLYLVFEYLDTDLKKYIDSHRKGPNPRPLPSSLVQSFLFQLCKGVAHCHSHGVLHRDLKPQNLLLDQGKGILKIADLGLGRAFTVPLKSYTHEIVTLWYRAPEVLLGSTHYSTAVDMWSVGCIFAEMVRRQALFPGDSEFQQLLHIFRLLGTPTEKQWPGVSSLRDWHVYPQWEPQNLTRAVPSLEPEGADLLSKMLTYNPADRISAKAALEHPYFDSLDKSQY; this is encoded by the exons ATGGAGAAGTACGAGAAGCTCGAAAAGGTCGGAGAAGGAACTTACGGGAAGGTGTACAAGGCCAAAGATAAGGAAACTGGCCAACTTGTTGCTCTGAAGAAAACTCGCCTTGAAATGGACGAAGAAGGAGTTCCACCGACGGCGCTTCGTGAGgtttctcttctccaattgcTCTCTCAGTCTCTCTATGTTGTTCGTCTTCTCTGCGTTGAGCATGTTCACCACCATAAAAGTGGTAAGCCTCTTCTCTACCTTGTATTTGAGTATCTGGATACTGATCTCAAGAAGTACATCGATTCGCATCGCAAGGGACCCAACCCTAGGcctcttccttcttccctTGTTCAGAGTTTCTTGTTTCAACTCTGTAAGGGTGTTGCGCATTGTCATAGTCATGGCGTTCTCCATCGTGACCTGAAACCGCAGAATCTTCTTCTGGATCAGGGTAAGGGTATTCTGAAGATTGCCGATCTTGGCCTTGGCCGTGCTTTTACTGTCCCTCTTAAGAGCTACACTCATGAGATTGTTACTCTCTGGTACCGTGCTCCTGAGGTTCTCCTTGGATCCACTCATTACTCCACTGCTGTCGATATGTGGTCTGTTGGTTGCATCTTCG CTGAAATGGTGAGAAGGCAGGCCCTGTTCCCCGGAGATTCTGAGTTTCAGCAGTTGCTCCACATTTTTAG GCTTCTAGGTACCCCCACCGAGAAACAGTGGCCTGGAGTTAGTTCTTTGCGGGACTGGCATGTCTACCCTCAATGGGAACCGCAGAATCTGACCCGTGCAGTTCCATCCCTGGAACCCGAGGGTGCTGACCTTCTCTCG AAAATGCTTACATATAATCCGGCAGATAGAATCTCAGCGAAGGCAGCTCTAGAGCATCCGTACTTTGACAGCCTCGACAAGTCTCAGTATTAG
- the LOC111781725 gene encoding 2,3-bisphosphoglycerate-independent phosphoglycerate mutase gives MGSSGFSWKLPDHPKLPKDKTVALIVLDGWGEADPDRYNCIHVAETPTMDSLKKGAPERWRLIRAHGKAVGLPTEDDMGNSEVGHNALGAGRIYAQGAKLVDLALASGKIYEGEGFKYIKQSFETGTLHLIGLLSDGGVHSRIDQLQLLLKGASENGAKRIRVHILTDGRDVLDGSSVGFVETLENDLAKLRESGVDAQIASGGGRMYVTMDRYENDWEVVKRGWDAQVLGEAPYKFKSAVEAVKKLREETKASDQYLPPFVIVDDSGKSVGPIVDGDAVVTFNFRADRMVMIAKALEYEDFDKFDRVRVPKIRYAGMLQYDGELKLPSHYLVSPPEIERTSGEYLVHNGVRTLACSETVKFGHVTFFWNGNRSGYFNPEMEEYVEIPSDSGITFNVKPKMKAIEIAEKARDAILSRKFHQVRVNLPNGDMVGHTGDIEATVVACKAADDAVKIILDAIEQVGGIYVVTADHGNAEDMVKRNKSGQPLLDKNGKIQILTSHTLQPVPIAIGGPGLAPGVRFRKDVPDGGLANVAATVINLHGYEAPSDYETTLIEVVDN, from the exons ATGGGGAGTTCTGGATTCTCGTGGAAGTTGCCGGATCATCCTAAGCTTCCTAAGGATAAGACGGTAGCTCTTATTGTTTTGGATGGGTGGGGTGAAGCTGATCCTGATCGCTATAACTGTATCCATGTTGCCGAAACTCCCACCATGGATTCCCTTAAGAAG GGCGCCCCTGAGAGATGGAGGCTGATCAGGGCACATGGAAAGGCAGTAGGACTTCCTACAGAAGATGACATGGGCAACAGCGAGGTCGGACATAACGCGCTTGGTGCTGGACGTATCTATGCTCAAGG TGCAAAGCTTGTTGACCTTGCTCTTGCCTCtggaaaaatatatgaagGAGAAGGTTTCAAATACATCAAGCAATCCTTTGAAACCGGCACATTGCATCTTATAGGATTATTGAGTGATGGTGGAGTGCACTCTAGGATAGATCAGTTACAG TTATTACTCAAAGGAGCAAGTGAGAATGGGGCTAAAAGAATCCGTGTCCATATACTTACTGATGGGCGTGATGTTTTGGATGGTTCGAGTGTGGGATTTGTAGAAACTCTTGAAAATGACCTTGCCAAACTACGTGAGAGCGGGGTCGATGCACAAATCGCATCTGGTGGAGGCCGTATGTATGTGACAATGGATCGATATGAG aaTGATTGGGAAGTTGTGAAGCGAGGATGGGACGCACAAGTACTTGGCGAAGCACCATACAAGTTCAAAAGTGCCGTTGAAGCTgtgaagaaattgagagagGAAACCAAAGCAAGTGATCAATATCTTCCTCCATTTGTCATAGTTGATGATAGCGGGAAGTCTGTGGGCCCAATAGTGGATGGAGATGCAGTAGTCACCTTTAATTTTAGAGCAGATCGGATGGTTATGATCGCCAAGGCCCTCGAATATGaagattttgataaatttgacCGAGTTAGGGTCCCTAAAATTCGTTATGCTGGAATGCTTCAGTATGATGGTGAGTTGAAGCTTCCAAGCCATTACCTTGTCTCCCCCCCAGAGATTGAGAGAACATCTGGGGAATATCTTGTGCACAATGGTGTTCGGACCTTGGCTTGCAG TGAGACCGTCAAGTTTGGCCATGTTACATTCTTCTGGAATGGAAACCGTTCTGGATATTTTAACCCAGAAATGGAGGAATATGTGGAGATTCCTAGTGATTCTGGGATCACCTTTAATGTTAAGCCAAAGATGAAGGCCATAGAGATTGCTGAGAAGGCACGAGATGCTATTCTTAGCCGAAAATTCCATCAG GTACGTGTTAACCTGCCGAACGGTGACATGGTCGGACACACTGGTGATATTGAGGCCACAGTTGTAGCTTGCAAGGCTGCTGATGATGCCGTAAAA ATTATCCTCGACGCAATCGAACAAGTAGGGGGAATATACGTTGTTACTGCAGATCACGGAAATGCGGAGGATATGGTGAAGAGAAACAAGTCAGGGCAGCCTCTTCTTGACAAAAATGGCAAAATTCAAATCCTGACCTCTCACACTCTTCAGCCA GTTCCTATTGCAATTGGAGGTCCGGGACTGGCCCCTGGAGTCCGATTCCGTAAGGATGTTCCTGATGGAGGGCTTGCCAATGTTGCTGCAACTGTTATCAATCTCCATGGGTATGAAGCTCCAAGCGACTACGAGACAACCCTAATTGAAGTCGTCGATAACTAA
- the LOC111781606 gene encoding proline-rich receptor-like protein kinase PERK2: protein MASFKYLIIAFVATLVFSAIDTGRAARHLLQTAPPNVPGLPSLPPLPPLPTMPNPTTGSGIPSIPSLPQPTLPTTQPSLPKLPPFPTFPSNIPTGMALPPLPTTLLPNLPSIPSLTPPPTTSSSP, encoded by the coding sequence ATGGCCTCTTTCAAGTACTTGATCATAGCTTTCGTGGCTACTTTAGTGTTTTCGGCTATCGACACTGGCCGAGCTGCTCGTCATCTCTTGCAAACCGCTCCACCGAACGTGCCAGGGTTGCCCTCATTGCCTCCTCTCCCGCCATTGCCAACGATGCCAAACCCGACAACAGGGTCAGGAATCCCTTCTATCCCAAGCCTCCCACAACCAACGTTGCCAACTACTCAACCATCCCTCCCTAAGTTGCCACCATTTCCAACCTTCCCTAGCAACATCCCGACTGGAATGGCGCTGCCTCCGCTCCCGACAACTTTGCTTCCGAACCTACCCTCGATCCCTTCCCTCACTCCCCCACCGACCACCTCCTCTTCACCTTAA
- the LOC111781111 gene encoding DNA replication complex GINS protein PSF2 isoform X1, producing MAGQSDPHLTLFSAEEIEFVAEDEMVEIVPNMRMDSLNLICGDYGPFYPQIATEVPLWLAIALKKRGKCAIRPPEWMSVEKLTQTLEAERESQGSFQILPFHYVEISKLLFDHARDDVPDMYLVRSLIEDIRDVRFHKVETSLESIDTRTSAVKIKDLSAMEVNIVRPFVGRALQAIYKHGNPELVPDQERMTNVQSQGHDHGQRRPLRRR from the exons ATGGCTGGTCAATCAGATCCTCACCTGACCCTATTTTCTGCAGAAGAG ATCGAGTTTGTAGCTGAAGATGAAATGGTGGAGATTGTTCCCAATATGAGAATGGATTCTCTAAATTTGATTTGT GGGGATTATGGTCCATTCTATCCCCAAATCGCCACTGAAGTTCCATTGTGGCTAGCGATTGCTCtgaaaaaaagagggaaatgTGCAATTAGGCCTCCAGAGTGGATGTCTGTTG AAAAGTTGACACAAACGTTGGAGGCAGAACGAGAGTCTCAAGGATCTTTCCAGATACTACCCTTCCATTACGTCGAAATATCGAAACTTCTTTTTGACCA CGCACGAGACGACGTTCCTGACATGTATTTG GTAAGGTCTCTTATTGAAGATATCAGGGATGTTCGGTTTCACAAAGTTGAAACCAGTTTGGAGTCGATTGATACACGCACATCCGCAGTGAAG ATTAAAGATCTATCTGCCATGGAAGTGAATATAGTTCGACCGTTTGTCGGTAGAGCGTTGCAGGCAATTTACAAGCACGGAAATCCAGAGTTGGTCCCAGATCAAGAAAGAATGACCAATGTGCAGTCACAAGGACATGATCATGGGCAAAGG AGACCTCTTCGGAGACGGTAG
- the LOC111781607 gene encoding protein PELPK1-like — MASSKYLIIAFMVTLMFSAIDTGRAARHLLQTAPPNVPRLPSLPPLPPLPTMPNPTTGPGIPSIPSLPQPTLPTLPTTQPSLPKLPPLPSFPRNIPTGMALPPLPTTLLPNLPSIPSLTPPPTTTSSP; from the coding sequence ATGGCCTCTTCCAAGTACTTGATCATAGCTTTCATGGTTACTTTGATGTTTTCAGCCATCGATACTGGTCGAGCTGCTCGTCATCTCTTGCAAACTGCTCCACCGAACGTGCCAAGGTTGCCCTCATTGCCTCCTCTCCCACCGTTGCCAACGATGCCGAACCCGACAACAGGGCCAGGAATCCCTTCTATCCCAAGCCTCCCACAACCAACATTGCCAACATTGCCAACTACTCAACCATCCCTCCCTAAGTTACCTCCACTTCCAAGCTTCCCTCGTAACATCCCGACTGGAATGGCGCTGCCTCCACTCCCGACAACTTTGCTTCCGAACCTACCATCGATCCCTTCCCTCACTCCACCGCCGACCACCACCTCTTCACCTTGA